A section of the Primulina eburnea isolate SZY01 chromosome 1, ASM2296580v1, whole genome shotgun sequence genome encodes:
- the LOC140825283 gene encoding phosphoglucan phosphatase LSF2, chloroplastic isoform X1, translating into MAGVINTCLFSRPPLQITSNKNKSKFTSCFIKFPCMFCKFSGNETESNQPSRMVPRITSKNKMEDYNTAMKTLMRNPYEYHHDLGMNYTLITDDVIVGSQPQKAEDIDHLKEEQKVGYILNLQQDGDIEYWGIDLQSIIKRSTKLGIRHMRRPAKDFDPESLRLGLPKAVSLLEWAISEGNGRVYVHCTAGLGRAPAVVIAYMYWFCDMNLNTAYDTLTSKRPCGPKKRAIRGATYDLAKNDPSKEPFESLPEFAFEGIADWERKLIQDRVLALRET; encoded by the exons ATGGCAGGTGTAATCAACACCTGTTTGTTCTCCAGACCTCCATTACAAATCACTTCCAACAAGAACAAGTCGAAATTTACATCATGTTTCATCAAATTTCCCTGTATGTTTTGTAAATTTTCCGGGAATGAAACTGAATCAAATCAACCAAGCCGAATGGTGCCAAGAATCACCTCTAAGAACAAAATGGAGGACTATAATACGGCCATGAAGACATTGATGAGGAACCCATATGAATATCATCACGATCTTG GCATGAACTATACATTGATAACTGATGATGTTATCGTCGGGTCACAACCTCAGAAAGCTGAGGACATCGATCATTTGAAAGAAGAACAAAAGGTGGGATACATTCTCAACTTGCAACAAGACGGAGACATTGAGTACTGGGGAATTGACCTGCAATCTATCATAAAACGGAGCACGAAGCTTGGAATTCGTCACATGAGAAGGCCT GCAAAAGATTTTGATCCAGAGTCTTTGAGACTTGGATTACCCAAAGCCGTTTCCTTGTTGGAGTGGGCGATTTCCGAAGGAAACGGCAGAGTATATGTGCACTGTACTGCTGGTTTGGGGAGGGCACCAGCTGTTGTCATTGCTTACATGTATTGGTTCTGCGATATGAAT TTGAATACAGCTTATGATACACTTACCTCGAAGAGACCTTGTGGACCAAAGAAAAGAGCTATTCGTGGAGCAACATATGATTTGGCTAAAAATGATCCTTCGAAGGAACCCTTTGAGAGTTTGCCAGAATTTGCATTTGAAGGTATAGCAGACTGGGAAAGAAAGCTAATCCAAGACCGTGTGCTTGCCCTTCGTGAAACTTGA
- the LOC140825283 gene encoding phosphoglucan phosphatase LSF2, chloroplastic isoform X2, giving the protein MAGVINTCLFSRPPLQITSNKNKSKFTSCFIKFPCMFCKFSGNETESNQPSRMVPRITSKNKMEDYNTAMKTLMRNPYEYHHDLGQKAEDIDHLKEEQKVGYILNLQQDGDIEYWGIDLQSIIKRSTKLGIRHMRRPAKDFDPESLRLGLPKAVSLLEWAISEGNGRVYVHCTAGLGRAPAVVIAYMYWFCDMNLNTAYDTLTSKRPCGPKKRAIRGATYDLAKNDPSKEPFESLPEFAFEGIADWERKLIQDRVLALRET; this is encoded by the exons ATGGCAGGTGTAATCAACACCTGTTTGTTCTCCAGACCTCCATTACAAATCACTTCCAACAAGAACAAGTCGAAATTTACATCATGTTTCATCAAATTTCCCTGTATGTTTTGTAAATTTTCCGGGAATGAAACTGAATCAAATCAACCAAGCCGAATGGTGCCAAGAATCACCTCTAAGAACAAAATGGAGGACTATAATACGGCCATGAAGACATTGATGAGGAACCCATATGAATATCATCACGATCTTGGTCAG AAAGCTGAGGACATCGATCATTTGAAAGAAGAACAAAAGGTGGGATACATTCTCAACTTGCAACAAGACGGAGACATTGAGTACTGGGGAATTGACCTGCAATCTATCATAAAACGGAGCACGAAGCTTGGAATTCGTCACATGAGAAGGCCT GCAAAAGATTTTGATCCAGAGTCTTTGAGACTTGGATTACCCAAAGCCGTTTCCTTGTTGGAGTGGGCGATTTCCGAAGGAAACGGCAGAGTATATGTGCACTGTACTGCTGGTTTGGGGAGGGCACCAGCTGTTGTCATTGCTTACATGTATTGGTTCTGCGATATGAAT TTGAATACAGCTTATGATACACTTACCTCGAAGAGACCTTGTGGACCAAAGAAAAGAGCTATTCGTGGAGCAACATATGATTTGGCTAAAAATGATCCTTCGAAGGAACCCTTTGAGAGTTTGCCAGAATTTGCATTTGAAGGTATAGCAGACTGGGAAAGAAAGCTAATCCAAGACCGTGTGCTTGCCCTTCGTGAAACTTGA